In the genome of Xiphias gladius isolate SHS-SW01 ecotype Sanya breed wild chromosome 18, ASM1685928v1, whole genome shotgun sequence, the window acatacagtaatacAACCTAGGAGTCCTATAAATCAtctggaaaatttaaaaaaaagtataaaaagcaaTATTTGTGTGCTCTGTCAGCTGCTGCGATGGCCAAATGTGTGTTCGCACTAGGAAGACTTTAGCAGATGTCTGGATGTAAGTGACAATTTGTTGTTAAAATAGATTATGCGTTAATGCTGTCCATCATTTCTTTGTTCTATTGAAGTGACCTGTCTTAAAGCAGCAGCGATGTATactacaaaacattttatgacGATTACATGTTTATCTCCTTGGCAAAAATCCAACCATAAATCTGcttgattaaaacaaaaacagatttggaTCTTGGACAAAATTCTGTATTACCAAGCCATCATGAAATTCACTCGTATCACAGGATTTAAAGAACAAACTTTTTACAAGTTGGAAAGGCCAACAGTGTATCTATTGTATTGCAGTTAAAGACAAGCAGAAACACTTTTGCCACGAAGCAGGGACCTAAATGCGCAGAGACAGTCACTGTTGAACTTCAGCCATTCAAATGTTCAGTGAGTGGCTGCAACATAGAAATGTAGCTTTTCCACCTTGGCATGGGTTTTGACACTTTGCTCTCAGAGTCAAAGGCAGACAgtgttgatatacagtatgtattcatataaataacaaaatagtacagtataaatataaagattctgtgtgtgtgtgtgtgtgtgtgtgtgtgtgtgtgtgcgcacaatTGTAAATGGTGTAGAGCATAggtaaaaagtgtgtgtgtgtgtgtgtgtgtctgtgttgtgtgtgtgtgtgcagtgttagagacaagacaagacagggAGTGAGGGGGTCCCTCCCCCCCTCATGGAAGAGAAGGTGTAAACAAAAACTCCAGTTGCTTGTTGTGCTGCGGAGCTGGACAGAgtaattttctgctttttccacCTCACGTGGGGGCACTTGGGCATTCACTTTCTCAGACGCTTCCTTCGGGACATTTGATGACGGTTTGAAAATTGAAAACCCTGGGATAAGGATGTAGAGACATGAGCTCATCAGTAGTCAAATATGGCAGTTCTGAGAATGTGTACAAACATTTTACTTACTGACTtgactgagggaaaaaaaaaaaaaaaaaaaaaaaaaaaataaaaattgtttgtttttttttttttttcggaaaacaaaagcaacagtcAAAACATAGCTTCCAGCTATGCCATCTGGGGGCATTATGTGGCATGAAATGGCAGCGTTATGATGTTTTTGGGGTAAAGTTATGTGCCAGCACATGGAGATAAACAGTATGcttcaaaaaagattttttttcttttcactttctttcttttttttttttttctttctttttttttctctttttcttatctctaatttttttttctattttttctttaaaacaaccATAACATATgtactgaaaaacaacagatacTTATTAAATGGAGTATATTTCGAGGACATTTCAAACTCAGTAACCATCCTAACCAAACCAACCtattaacataaaatattaatgtgtgCACAATATTATTTCAGTCAGCTCATCAACGATCCGAATACATTCCCTGGGATGCATTAAGATTTGCTGACTCTGTTCTTTCTGACAGGGCAAAAACGAAGCGTGGTTGGGAGGGAGGGACAAGTAAAGTCACAGCAAGCCATACAAACTATTACCTAGGGCTCTGCGGCTGACCACCATGCCTTCCACCAGGGGAATCACCATGCCAAATTTGCCCACAGCTCCGTGCAGCCGGATCCTGAAGAGTCCCGTCTTCAGAGGGTGGATGAAGATCAGAGGAACGTCCTTCTCTAGTAACCCTGacctgcagcagaaacagcaattagaaagacaaaaagaaaagttgataCTGTAAGTGATTTGTCACAAACCAGAATGATAAAGAAAGGCCATGTTAGACTGTAGTatgtatttaaactgttttatccTGTGGAAGTACATAGAATAATATTTGAAGAATAGCGgcacaatattaaaaaacaaaagagcactTTTGGATTTCATACATTAAAATGATCTGCCCTGATGAAATTCAAAACTGTTACATACAGAGTTATTAGGGAAGCGCATGTTACGACCTAAGATGACTCAAACTAGAGCCTAACAAATACCGTGGCAAAATGTAAACGACACAGATAAGTTTCACAATGGTAGTATGCATTTAATGTACAGGAGCTTCCATTTTTCTCAGTGTACACACAGCTTAATACTGGGGTAAGCCATTCTAGCAATTTTACCACCATGAGGCAAAGTCAAGCACATTAGGTCCATTAAAAATAAGCAAAGGCCGCTGCACATCACTGCTTGCTACTCTATTTTTGAGTTTGTTCTGTGTTTACCAATGCACACGATATGATGTTGCTAAGTGTACAATGCTGATTTCTGAAACATCATTTAATACTAAAACAAAAGGACATTTATAAAAGATGACCATATTTATACCTGGCTTTAACATATATCTTGACAGATCGGACTGCAATCACGTAGCACTTAACTGAACTTCTGTGTAAATGCTAGTAGGTTTTCACTCCACATGAAACAATTACGTAGGCAGAGAAAATGTGTCCATGCCTGACTGGCCTTCTCCTCTGCTGCCAGTTTCAGAATTTTAATGGCCTAAAATAGcttctgtgtttgctgtgaaaataaGAAACATCATTTAGCAATCTTCAAATATCCGGCCCACCCACTATCTTTCAAGGGACCTGGGCATTCAGAAAATTAGTTATGTCACTGATAAAGTAAAGGGGGTTCATGTTGTATCAGATCACACAACCTTCAGAAAATGGCCTCTCAAACGTGACATTTGGTTAAATACAACCCATTTAAATCCATTTGAGGCTTGTAGTCCATGGCCTCAGTTGAAGTCAATCTACAATCTTTACAATGAACTTGCTGAGTAGCACATTATCTCCAGCTTAAAAACAATGGACATATTAATCAcacttcacaaaaaaataattttcctttaCGCCTCTTCACGCTCCTAACTGTCATCACAGCTTTCGCAGTTCCGCTTCTCTGCTTGCGTTTTGCACACACTGCGTGTTCTACTTCCTGTTTTGCGCTTTATGGGTTCACGTGATGCTTTTTATACCGCATGTTAGAGCACATGCTGTTTTGCAGTACTGTTTGCACCCAACCCATGCCAATTCATGAACTATATGCGATCCATACTGGCAGCAAAGTGTGAACTTCTGAATACCTGCAGGAAGTGCTGTTGCTCATGCTAGCTTCCAAGCCCGTGCTGGTTTCCGCCAACAGATCAGACAACGGGAAGTTctctaaaaacaaagaaacagtgaCATTCATGCACCTCAATCCACTGGTCATGTACTTGAGAAAACacctttttaatgttacagaggTTGactatttaataataaaagattCTGTAAGGAGTAACTTACTGAACAAGAGAAAttgatagaaaaagaaagagaatatAATGTATGGAGAGAGACAATGTATTTTTCCTCCCACCATTAGTAGTCTCAAATTACAGGACATGGAGGCAGTATAAAGAGTATCTTCCTACCGATATCATCAAAGCGTTCAACCCAGACCACAAACACCTTTGTCTCAGGACCCAGTGGTGGGAAAGACTTTCCAGTCGATGACCTCTTTGTCTTCACCAAAGGACTCAGCTAAAGAAGCAGCACAACACACAGTGCGTTTAACAAAACGCTACATTACAAAAATTTGAAATCATACAGGTGAGATACACTCACATAAGCCAAACTTTACCTTCTTGGCAGACTCCAGGTTTTCAGAATGATTGGGGAACAGCTCCAGTGTGAGATTGGGTTGTTTGAGTAAGCCAGGCATGATGTCTGTGTTGGTGTCTGCCTCCACTGTGGAGTCACTGTGCACTGATGACTCCTCTGGGAAACAACACAGAGCAAATGGCAACTCTGTCAGTCCTTATTCCCTCACTGGGTTTTCATCATATACAATATCACTTCATATTAAAAGTAGTGAATACAGACCAGAATTTTCTGTTAAAGATGGAACAACAAAGGCAATCTCTGTCAGAGCATCAGCGTAGTACAAAACTTTCTTCTCCCCATTGAACACGGAACCTCCTGTGTCCTCAGGAGTAGCTGCTTCCTctatagtaaaaaataaaaaatctagaGTTCAGCATTGACTTAGGTACCACAAATATCCAACATGTAGATAAACAGTTTCCATGATGTGCATTTATCCAAAGTCTTCTTTAAATCTAGCTCAGAAGTTATTTTACTAGCTTACCTGTCTGTTGTATATCATTGCTGTCGGAGCAGGAGTTGAGGGACCAGCTGGTATCTAGGTGTCCCGTCCACCCGGGGTGGCGTCCCACGTCCACAGGCCAGCCCAAGGACAGCAGGAACTCCAAAAAGTGGGGCTGGACACTGGATGATGACTCCACATTCCTCAGGATCTGATCAACAAGAACAAGTACAGCTCAAGTACAGGTCAACATCCATTTTTCAGCCTAGTTAGAATTTGATAACAGGCCCAACTCATGATATAGtatcagtgtttcccacagaatTAGATTGCATTTGTGGTGGTGGGGTGACTTTTGATTACATATTGTGAAATGCCAGTGAAACCAGTCCCGGCACAAGCAAGCAACACAGTCTCATTCACACCCTGTGAATGACAGGCACGTATAAAGGGCCGCTAAAGAGACATACCGGGACGggaaaaactttatggattttttgatggTCAACCGGCAGGTACGGGAGAAGTAGAGCAAGGGGAGCTTGTCCACTAGTTATTCAATCTCAGATGGCATCGTTCTCTCAGacagataaaacaataaaaataaaaaatgctacAAATATACTTTTACATTAATACCATGGTGGCCCATCCAAGTGAAGTCTATGTGTGGGAAACACTAAGTGTACTGTATTATTTTGTAGAGAATCTGCTGTGTGTTGCCACAACCAATCAGCCTGCATCATTCCCTCACCTCAtggctgtttttctgtccagCTCTCACgtagaaaataaagacagtgtCGAATGGTCGGCAGGGAAGCAGGTCCAGGTAGCTGATGTCATCAAAAAACCCTGGCAAGGATGACTCCAGGCCAATCAGATGAGGAGGTAGACGACTGTTGTTTGGCTCCtatcaataataaattaatataaatacattataaataaactctaaaaattaaaatgaacaatattataaatgtatataagaATCCTTTACACATTACAgcatcattattgttattattttttactagTATTAATTCCACAGAATTAAACAGAATCACAATGCAAGATTTACCAATTTGAGTTAAGTATAAGTAGGTGGAAGGcttgtatataatatatgatattggcagaaaatgtttttcacaagTTCAGTCCAAGAGATTTTTCGTTtgccatgaaaagacaaatgacGTTTACCAACCTTGAGTGCCTCCAGAGACAGAAAGCCAAagtgggagaggaagagacgTGCTGTCTGGAACTCCTGCGAGGGTGGAGGGGGTTTGCAGTCTGTCTGTGGGTCAGGGAAAGGCTTGGACTTCCAGATTTCTTCACTGTGGCGCTCCAAGGCATTCTCATACTCTATCTGCTTGGTCATCAGAATTCGAAGCTTGTCATGCTGAACTTCCAgctaaaaagaagaaagggatgGGACATTTTTCAAAGACAATATCAAAGAGACCGTGGCTGAGGAATGTCACCTGATTGCATAAACTCAGCATTAACCATTAAAGGGCAAGTCCCACAGTCCAAATACAGAGGGTGTCACCACCCAAAGTTCCTGTAAAAAGAGTCACTGGTTTGCGTCTGTGCTGTAAAATGTTGTTACCAAACATATAAACAGAGAAGGATTTACTACGTTACTAGCCAAATCTGTACAATCTAAACTAATCCAGTACAACAGCCCTTTATAAATCCAGTCTTTGTGGAGCCTGTAATGCTCACTTCCCTAATGCTGTCAGAGAGTAATTGATTCAAGTCTGTGGTAATTTTTCAGACTGTAGTTAATGTTGGTTAAGGGTTGcattaaaaactacaaattacaACCACATGATTTGACCCTTTTTTCCAAGAGACACCCAAGTGAAATTTCATCTCTCCAACAAATCACATGTGGATAGAAGACTAGAATAATTTCATTTGTATGGAATTAGTCATAATGTGGATATAGGATCAATAACAGGATTCAGTAGGAATCTTTTCTCTCACCTCTTTACTGACAATGTCATCCAGGTCAGGAATACTAACATCAGCTTTGACAAGAGGAATCTTATCCACCTCTTCAGGGAAGGGCCTCTGCTTGACGTTGTACTTGATCCCCACATCATTGTTGGGCATTGGACGGCCCTCAGGAACAAACACCTGCTGTGGGAAGATAGAAGTAGACATATATAGAGATGTGTTATCAGTGAAAAGATTTGGAATTGCAAGTTTTGAAACGCACAACTCGAACATGTCATATTAAAATATGTCTAGGGTGATATTGGTTTAGCATTGCTGCTTTTAATTATCCAATCATCTAGTGTGATCTCACCCTCTGATTGGCACGAGCTCCTCTGGGTTGGTGGAAGAGCTGCATGGTCCAGGCATGTCTGCCGGCCGTGCCTCGGATCAAAACTGTCACTGATGGACTGGGATCTGTGAGGACAGAGTTCTACtagttatttaatttcatttaacaGTGCTTGGTACGTGGCGGGGGATACAACTTCTACTTGTACATTAAAATGAACTAAGTAACTGCTTGATTCTCCCCGATATCCCAATAAACCGGTATTATGTCAAAGGATGGATGATAAGCTACTGACTCTGCTCATTGCCGAGAGGCTGCTCCAGCATAGCGAGGATGACCGAGTTGTCCAAGACAAAGTAGCGGAAGTTGCTGGCTCCTGTGGCACTGAGTCTGGCATAGCGAATCAGGGTGTCTTCATTCAGTAGGCTGCAGGTGGAGGCGGGCCCGCTGGGAGAGGGGAAGGCCCCTAACACCTGCATGATACTGGTGAACACCACAGGAACGCAAGGACATAAATATGACGAAACTGGGTCAATGGTTACATGCTTCCCTGCTTCCCTTTCTAATAGTCGTCTGTGTGGAGTTTCAGCAGATAAACTGGGGAAACTAGGtcactgaagcagaaaaataatgtaaaataaaaaataatgtttagttAATGTTAAGTGTAGTACAACAACTATAATTTAAAGTCAAACCAAAATTTCTTTTACAAATGGTGatattcacttttttccaaTATTATTttagtgttgaaaaaaaaaaaacatctttaatgATAGTCAGAAATGCTCCTTGAGCCAGactgtgttttcctttattttctgtggTGCCAGTTAGGCAATgccaaaagttatttttatgtttgaaatatactgtatatcaaacaCATAACTGCTGCAGCTGACTAGCCAACTGAGCTAATCTAATGTGCAAAGCAACGTTAGCAGTACAACTGCATTTTACATGGTGGACATTTATTTTGCTAGCTTGTCAGCAAGCTAAGCTGCGAGATAAAATTAGTGTCTGTGCTTGTAGATAAGGAGACTTCATGGCTAGAAAGCCAGTGTTTGCTGCAGTTCACCGTTCGGAGCTCTTTGGAGTCAATGTCATACTCTGCTCTCTGAATGTTACTCTGTCATCATTACACAGGTGACAGAGAGGTGATGGTTACcgttttataaaaatgttaaagaaataaaaatataaattgttcccctttgtttactgttttttccCTCCGAACATGGCCCAGTACATGCCATTTACAGAGCAGATAAAGTATATACGTGGACCTTTCAAACAGAATTTTAATatcagctttaaaacaaaataaaatatgagtaACTATATCAACTAACTAACCCTTATCCACTCTGTATAAACTTTGAGGGGTCTCACCAGGACAAAGTCGCCTCAGCAGCATCCTTCACCCTCATTGAAGCTGGGTTGtgctccttctctcctttatGTCGAACCTCCTGTTCTTGTCGGGACTTGCTACCAGAGATTCCCAGCTCCACAATCTCCAACACCTCTACCAAACAATcctgatacaaaaaaaagagtacagttttaacaaaacacTAACCCTCTCTAACCTAAACAACATATCTGAAATTTTAAATCCTGTGTCTTTAAAGTTACCTTCTCATCCAGCATATCAGGGTGTTCTGtaagccacacacacagaaactggaAGGCAGCTACAATCATAGAGTGGAGGTCTCGGGACTGAAGAGGAGCTGGACGGCTACACTGGTACACAATGTACCCACATATAGAGCTGACAGCACGTTTACGGTCTGCAGAATCTACTCCCACCTTTACCTGGTTTAGACATATACCAGAAGTACAAGCAAATGAAGTGCATTAGATACATTATAAAAATTCTTCATTCCATGCCAATAGGAACATTTTGTGTGCTTAGGtgcgagagataaagagataaaCTGTTTCACTGACTTATGACACATATGATAAGTTGTGGTTTTAATCAAAAATTATAAAGGGAAATTACAGCATTGTTAGAACTCATTTGCGGGGTATGTAGTGGCAGATATTCACATGATAAAGCCAATTACTGCCTATCTTACTAATGAGACCTTATTTGGAAAGTGGCACATCTCATGGCAGCATgtcgttaaaaaaaaatctgtacagcTATTAGAAGACAGAGAAATTGCTGTCTCTATACAGACAATCTCTCATTTTGGTATCTTGTGGTACTTTGTTGACACATTTAGGGCAACTCCCTTGTGATAAACTTGAAGAAGTTGACATGAACCACTCAAATGCAACGCTAGTTTTGTTCTCTATGACGCCAGAGTGTTTCATTTGGGAGGGAACTAGTAAACTAGGACCAGTGATTAAGATCAAGTTAATATGCCCtaaaacatgttaatttcaGGCCATCATTTTCTGTGAGCCTTGGTCTTAGAGGAGAAAATCCAAGATTTCCCTGCAAAACTGTTGTGGTTTCATAAGTTTACAGTGTTGAGCGAAGTGGCAATACAAGCGATACTACTGGTTGAGACCTGGCTGGGTAACATGGATAAACTGGAAGACATACAGTAGTCTCACTTTGGCCTGGTCAGCTCGTAATGACTGCAGATTGCTACAGTGAGCCTCGGTGGTGCTAGCCTTACCTTGGCAAGCCCGGCCAGCAGCTCCAGGGCAGCCAGTGAAATGCTCATGTCTTGCCTCCACTGAGAGTTGAGCCTCTGAGTGACCAGGTGGATGCTGCGCACCAGCAGGCCTGCCGCTGTATCTGGAAGAGCTAGACCATATAACACCCCGAAATACCAAACACCGCAAAGAATAGAGCAAGGCAGATATTCAGGCAACAGGTACACACGACTACAGGAAAAATGTCCTGGATGCCCAATTAGTAGATAAGTTTAGGTATTCAAAACATGCATTAGTAGAGTGTTTGAAATCAGAACAGCACAAAAATTAAGCTAGACTGAGGaatagataataaataaactGCTGAGGAATAGGCGGTCCTTCACTGAcgaaataaataaagtgataGGTCATTCTGATGCAAACCCTGAGAATTTAAAGAACTACTTCCTATTTTTAGTATAGTATAGTAACAGACAATTACATGAAAACCTATATACAGCGTTGTTGATATGTCACAGATTTTCtgtgatataataataaactgctATGAATTTGTGATATTAAATGATAGACCACTTTAAGTGGAGTAGACACTGATAAATCAAGGCAGTCACAACTCGTCAGCCAGCACCACACACTGTCTCACTTTAACCTGCCATTTACAGGGTTTAAAACAGGAATATGAGATCActacaaaaggaagaaaagtttTAACAAGTGGAAGTAACAGAGACTTAGGTAAAGGCTGTAGCAcaagtgaatttttttctcttctgcatGGTCCCATttaatttttcccattttcctgTCCCATACCTATTACGGTTGTTCATTTTGTTCGATCAAGAGTAATTATTTCTCATGCTGATGATCCACTTCAGAGTTTCTACCTAAAGAATCCTGGAGGGCTAAACACACTAAGtaatgctttaaaatgtttaagtgATTAAGTTGATGCTTCAGCATGGCTTAAATTTCAGAAATCAGGCCTATGAATttaataagaacaaaaaaacccaaatcaagCTGAATTGGTTTCAGTTTCTTAAACAATGGTCCACAGACTCCTGTCCGCTGTGAAATCTTATTTTTCCTGTCCAGTACTGAGCCACACAACACAATGTAACCATCCTGTCCCAACGGAACGTTTTAGAACCCCTTCGCCGTAAGCAGCACAGTACTCAGTGAAAATAGACGTAAAATTGAAATGGGAGCTGTCATTACTCAGCCCTcccaacaaaaagacaaaaactttgAAATGCTTTTGATTAGGCAACATTGTTGCAACTAAtcaattagagaaaaaaatgcaatcagCCCCGGCACCTCATACATCACAGTgccaaaatgttgtttaataGCACAGCATCACAGCAACACATAACTTTGTATCacctacaaaaacattttacccAACGCTTCTTAACTCTGCAAAGCACTTTAACCACGTTAGCTGGAACAAATGTGTTAGTTTGATAAGTTACATGTTTAACACTGATCTGCAAGCAGGTACTGATCACAGGACATGATGTGTCTGTTATGCATGATCTCACTCTAAGCTGGGGCTACTATGTTAATTCAGCAAGCGCAAGTGAGTAGTATCTGTATGTCTTACCATAGTCTCGAAGCAGGGCCTGAGCAGGACGCTCAGAGTCTGGGCTGGTAGCCTCTGTGCTGCCCCCACTGGTGAAACTAATGCCACTGTTGGTGCGACTGTGACTCTGACTCCTTACTGTCACGTGGCTCCCATCTATACTCCCCTGccaccacaaaaacacagcaatcTTGATGTCCAGTCTATCACACTGTTGCTAGCatcataaaatgttaattaattaattaggaAACAGCAGGGATCTGAGCCTTACGGTTTCAGTCTGTGCACCTATGGACTCCAACAGTGCTGAGTCTTGAACAATATTGAGCATTGCACCTTAGATGGGGGAagaaattaacaacaaaaagatACAAAGAACAATAtatagaattaaaaacaaaattaaaaaaattatttagttCAGCATTATTACGGCACAAGTAATATGGAGAGGCAAAATAAAACGATCAAGACAATATAAAGAGGGCAGCAGATACCCAGGATGAGCTGAGTGTTAGTGGGGTCAGTCTCAGTCTGCAGTGCTCCTATCAGGACATTGACAAGACGTAGCCTCAGGGACAGGAAAGACACAGGCTGGTCATGAGGCCACCCATCCTCCTCATTGAACTTTCCCTCCAACAGAACCTGAAGCGTACAAAGTCAATATAGTTAATGACCTGGTGTCTCTGAAAACGgtgcaaacaataaaaacttttaGGGCTTGCTTTACTGTTATGCGAACATCAAAAGCTCTTATGGAGTTgtaaatttaaagaaagaatgATCTACACCCTCATGCCTTTAACttgttaaaaatttaaaatgagctAAGGGAAAAGGATTAATGAGTTACAATTACAAAAGATAATTCAAAACCAGCTAAATCCTGCACTGAAATGGCAGAGAAGAAAccaataaaatgacagaagtaAGCAAGATTGTATTAGCTCAAAGAAAAGTAAGACAGATACCAAAGCTGTTACCTCTGATTTGATGTTGCCAAAGTGATGCGGCAATGGCAACATGGCCAGCAGGATGTTGATGGAGGCTCTCCTCAAGTCGGTGGGATTCACATACATCTTGAATTTGGACAGCTCCCTAGAAGAGTACAACAAATCTCAAACAGACAAACTTAAGACAATATCCTCAAAATTGACCTCAGAGGAGAAACCTGACTATTATCATATTGTTTTCTAGTTAGATCAGCAAATATCACATTACATCAAAatctttttaagat includes:
- the LOC120804112 gene encoding ral GTPase-activating protein subunit beta-like isoform X1 → MYSEWRSLQLVVQSDQGHLSVLHTYPTSVGTEVANAVVKPLGTAVSPVATENILKTDKEVKWTMEVLCYGLTLPLEGDTVKLCVDVYTDWMMALVSPRDSMPQPVVKEPNMYVQTILKHLYNVFVPRPEQHSLNHIRLCQQVLTAVQKLARESVSMVRETWEVLLLFLLRINDTLLAPPTVGVGVAEKLAEKLMAVLFEVWLLACARCFPTPPYWKTAREMLANWRHHPPVVEQWSRVACALTSRLLRFTHGPSFPPFKVPDEDANLIPLEMDNDCVAQTWYRFLHMLSNPVDLSNPAIVSTTPKFQEQFLNSSGIPHEVVLHPCLKQLPQIFFRAMRGVSCLVDAFLGISRPRADSAPPTPVNRMSMSPPPSIANTTPPHSRKQRHTVVTKTTSKSSTGSGSQPTKASQQQQQQQQQTSSSPTLLSSPNQSSWESRPLPAPARPKVNSILNLFGQWLFDAALVHCKLHSGLSRDPSMTAIATQVGLELRRKGSQMSTDSMVSNPMFDANEFPESYEAGRAEACGTLCRIFCSKKTGEEILPVYLSRFYMVLIQGLQISDFICRPVLASIILNSSFLFCTDLKGINVVVPYFIAALETIVPDRELSKFKMYVNPTDLRRASINILLAMLPLPHHFGNIKSEVLLEGKFNEEDGWPHDQPVSFLSLRLRLVNVLIGALQTETDPTNTQLILGAMLNIVQDSALLESIGAQTETGSIDGSHVTVRSQSHSRTNSGISFTSGGSTEATSPDSERPAQALLRDYALPDTAAGLLVRSIHLVTQRLNSQWRQDMSISLAALELLAGLAKVKVGVDSADRKRAVSSICGYIVYQCSRPAPLQSRDLHSMIVAAFQFLCVWLTEHPDMLDEKDCLVEVLEIVELGISGSKSRQEQEVRHKGEKEHNPASMRVKDAAEATLSCIMQVLGAFPSPSGPASTCSLLNEDTLIRYARLSATGASNFRYFVLDNSVILAMLEQPLGNEQNPSPSVTVLIRGTAGRHAWTMQLFHQPRGARANQRQVFVPEGRPMPNNDVGIKYNVKQRPFPEEVDKIPLVKADVSIPDLDDIVSKELEVQHDKLRILMTKQIEYENALERHSEEIWKSKPFPDPQTDCKPPPPSQEFQTARLFLSHFGFLSLEALKEPNNSRLPPHLIGLESSLPGFFDDISYLDLLPCRPFDTVFIFYVRAGQKNSHEILRNVESSSSVQPHFLEFLLSLGWPVDVGRHPGWTGHLDTSWSLNSCSDSNDIQQTEEAATPEDTGGSVFNGEKKVLYYADALTEIAFVVPSLTENSEESSVHSDSTVEADTNTDIMPGLLKQPNLTLELFPNHSENLESAKKLSPLVKTKRSSTGKSFPPLGPETKVFVVWVERFDDIENFPLSDLLAETSTGLEASMSNSTSCRSGLLEKDVPLIFIHPLKTGLFRIRLHGAVGKFGMVIPLVEGMVVSRRALGNSLYGLL
- the LOC120804112 gene encoding ral GTPase-activating protein subunit beta-like isoform X3 translates to MYSEWRSLQLVVQSDQGHLSVLHTYPTSVGTEVANAVVKPLGTAVSPVATENILKTDKEVKWTMEVLCYGLTLPLEGDTVKLCVDVYTDWMMALVSPRDSMPQPVVKEPNMYVQTILKHLYNVFVPRPEQHSLNHIRLCQQVLTAVQKLARESVSMVRETWEVLLLFLLRINDTLLAPPTVGVGVAEKLAEKLMAVLFEVWLLACARCFPTPPYWKTAREMLANWRHHPPVVEQWSRVACALTSRLLRFTHGPSFPPFKVPDEDANLIPLEMDNDCVAQTWYRFLHMLSNPVDLSNPAIVSTTPKFQEQFLNSSGIPHEVVLHPCLKQLPQIFFRAMRGVSCLVDAFLGISRPRADSAPPTPVNRMSMSPPPSIANTTPPHSRKQRHTVVTKTTSKSSTGSGSQPTKASQQQQQQQQQTSSSPTLLSSPNQSSWESRPLPAPARPKVNSILNLFGQWLFDAALVHCKLHSGLSRDPSMTAIATQVGLELRRKGSQMSTDSMVSNPMFDANEFPESYEAGRAEACGTLCRIFCSKKTGEEILPVYLSRFYMVLIQGLQISDFICRPVLASIILNSSFLFCTDLKGINVVVPYFIAALETIVPDRELSKFKMYVNPTDLRRASINILLAMLPLPHHFGNIKSEVLLEGKFNEEDGWPHDQPVSFLSLRLRLVNVLIGALQTETDPTNTQLILGAMLNIVQDSALLESIGAQTETGSIDGSHVTVRSQSHSRTNSGISFTSGGSTEATSPDSERPAQALLRDYDTAAGLLVRSIHLVTQRLNSQWRQDMSISLAALELLAGLAKVKVGVDSADRKRAVSSICGYIVYQCSRPAPLQSRDLHSMIVAAFQFLCVWLTEHPDMLDEKDCLVEVLEIVELGISGSKSRQEQEVRHKGEKEHNPASMRVKDAAEATLSCIMQVLGAFPSPSGPASTCSLLNEDTLIRYARLSATGASNFRYFVLDNSVILAMLEQPLGNEQNPSPSVTVLIRGTAGRHAWTMQLFHQPRGARANQRQVFVPEGRPMPNNDVGIKYNVKQRPFPEEVDKIPLVKADVSIPDLDDIVSKELEVQHDKLRILMTKQIEYENALERHSEEIWKSKPFPDPQTDCKPPPPSQEFQTARLFLSHFGFLSLEALKEPNNSRLPPHLIGLESSLPGFFDDISYLDLLPCRPFDTVFIFYVRAGQKNSHEILRNVESSSSVQPHFLEFLLSLGWPVDVGRHPGWTGHLDTSWSLNSCSDSNDIQQTEEAATPEDTGGSVFNGEKKVLYYADALTEIAFVVPSLTENSEESSVHSDSTVEADTNTDIMPGLLKQPNLTLELFPNHSENLESAKKLSPLVKTKRSSTGKSFPPLGPETKVFVVWVERFDDIENFPLSDLLAETSTGLEASMSNSTSCRSGLLEKDVPLIFIHPLKTGLFRIRLHGAVGKFGMVIPLVEGMVVSRRALGNSLYGLL